From a single Cytophagales bacterium WSM2-2 genomic region:
- a CDS encoding very short patch repair endonuclease produces the protein MADVHSKEVRSFNMSRIKGKDTKPEMIVRKFLHSNGFRYNLYSKTLPGKPDIVLNKYKTIVDVRGCFWHAHKNCGFGDGVKSESIVITSRIKSAVERDKVKVEKWKELGWKVIIIWDSCELETKKKISLKREKVLMKLLQTLKRIDTDN, from the coding sequence ATGGCTGATGTACACTCAAAAGAGGTAAGGAGTTTTAATATGAGCCGCATTAAAGGCAAGGACACAAAGCCTGAAATGATTGTTCGAAAATTTCTTCATAGCAATGGTTTTAGATATAATCTCTACAGTAAAACACTTCCCGGGAAGCCTGACATAGTACTTAATAAATATAAAACCATCGTAGATGTAAGGGGGTGCTTCTGGCATGCTCACAAAAATTGCGGATTCGGAGATGGAGTAAAGAGCGAATCTATTGTCATCACTAGTAGAATTAAATCAGCAGTGGAGCGAGATAAAGTCAAGGTTGAAAAATGGAAGGAATTGGGGTGGAAAGTCATAATAATATGGGATTCCTGTGAACTTGAAACTAAGAAGAAAATATCCCTCAAAAGAGAAAAAGTATTAATGAAGCTACTGCAAACACTTAAGAGAATTGATACCGATAATTGA